ataacgtaaaaatggtgaaaatttaattttttaccttctaagtatacgctttgaagaactaattaattaaatgaaaactaatcagtcctaaataataaaattatattcctaaatcttcccaaacgattcccaattgaataagaatagttttaatgaaaaataaaacttaaattttacataaattaaaaaaacaaaattattgtcaatgaagtaacatttgaatattgccgccattaatataaccacaaaaaatcaactaaaaaataaatgtaattaaataattttagtgtcccaaatgatgaaaccgtgtttaatgtgattcccaaattaattagattagtctccatgtaaattattatcaaataacgtaaaaatggtgaaaatttaattttttaccttctaagtatacgctttgaagaactaattaattaaatgaaaactaatcagtcctaaataataaaaatatattcccaaatcttcccaaacgatttccaattgaataagaacagttttaaggtaaaataaaacttaacatttacataaattataaaataaattattcagtaatatttgaatatcgacatcgagtttcaagtatatgCTATAAACTCTTATGAAGCAGGGATCAGGCGTACTTGAGTTTGCgaaattatatcaattaaaaacgGGAATGCATTAAACACCATATATTATCTATGCCAATATAGTGATAATATATCGTATTTTCAaatgaagtaacatttgaatattgccgccattaatataaccacaaaaaatcaactaaaaaataaatgtaatatatattaaataaattaattatactttcccaaatgatgaaaccgtgtttaatgtgattcccaaattagttagattagtctccatgtaaattattatcaaataacgtaaaaatggtgaaaatttaattttttagcttctaagtatacgctttgaagaactaattaattaaatgaaaactaatcagttataaataataaaaatatattcctaaatcttcccaaacgatttacaattgaataagaacagttttaaggcaaaataaaacttaacatttacataaattataaaataaattattcagtaatatttgaatattggcgccatactgctatataacaattaatggttcaggtgtacggttaattaacataacctatcaatcaactaaaaaatagatgtaattaattaattatacattcccaaactctgaaaccgtgtttatcgtaattcccaaatgatttcctttcgaataacataaaaattaagtggatttaatttcctacctgctaactatacgctgaaaaaagaatcattaattacaggaaaactaataattcccaaattctaaaattatattcccaaatcctcccaaacgattcccaaatgaatggaaatagtttgagtgaaaaataacaattttatctgctaaGTATACGGAGctccttaaggacccacaataaaaatattattatttgtttcaaggTGATGCGGCCTTTTTCGgagttttgtaattaattttttaattttaagagtttttaattttaagaggtttaatgctactgaagaggattgccaaagcaatcgaaaccggtctagctagttaataattttataatctagctaaatatttttattgtgggtccttaaagatgtatacaaaatttcagctcaatcggttgaggataactgcttcaaaattgagttgcaagatttCATCcggacaaacatacaaacatacatacataagtatattgcaagttaaataaaagcttgtaaaatgaGGTGTTTCCATCTAAGATTTTAAAGTTGACCCTTATTACAGGCTAGGGGATGAACTTGAgggttcaattttaatttctttagattgtttttttaaatattgtacacatattttttcgtttttcaaattgtttttcacaagtttttttatgtcttgaccatggatataggaatattttataagggatcgaaaatacgtcgattaattttcaataataaatttcaacgtattatagaattttttaaatatgaaattaatgtaaaaatttatttggggaaattattacttatttatgtatTGAATTATGTACCCGTGAAcctaatcttaatttaaataagtgaagttttatttttattattttacgaattatttacGATATATTCTTTAGGTAATTAGTCGGTCATAGGAATATTAAAGGTATATTCCTTCATCCAAgggtaattagttaaaaatattatatttttaaatttatttaaaaaaaaaatacatttttttctttagggtaaaagattttactttaaatagaaagattttttgcTCGGGCCAATCTACAATACACGCAGAATTCGTTACCCATTTAAATTTTCCCGCAATTGAGAGTGCGAACAGCCGCAACCAATCAAAAGCAGGCATATTGTTTGAGGCAATCTAAAAccatggatatagaaatattaaaatctaaaacataCGAAATATTGtcgttctatttgaatttcccgCAAATGAGAGCCGCAGCCAATTAAAAGTAGGCACATTGCTTCCCCCCTGAGTGATACACCCCCCTCGTCTAAAGTAGGACTTTATACTACAtccctactataattactagatccgtGGTCTTGATCCACACTTTTTAAAAACCCTGTATCctgtataataatatctaaaaatgtatttatatctATAACATCGGAattcgttaccatggaaatatttaaatgatcaaTGAAATTGTAActatgtaaaataaacaaaaataaaaatagagaaCATTTTCAACGAATGAATGAGAATACCTACCTTCTACTTGCCGCTACAACTACATATTGATTGACCGATTGACAGCacatctattttataaaaaagacgATGACAGAACGTATATTAGCACAAGCAGACACTTTAGTCAAATATGATAATCCAGTTTTACAAACTCAACAACCAGACAAGAAAAAAGTACGTATCTACTTTATCAAATATCAATTCACTCTCCTCTCAAGTTGTAATCATTCTTCAAATTTATGCagaaataatcatatttttatttttgtataggaAGAAATCGGTGATACAGGTGGACCAACTCGTCCAAAATGTGCCCCACCATCTGCGGATGTTCGTCGCGAAGTTGAAGAAATACTAAATGCAATTTTACCACCAAAAGAATGGGAAGAAGATGGACAAGCTTGGAGACAACAGGtcttatattattgttttcaagttttatttaataaaatcaaattgctTGTTTTTGATGAGTTGCGTTACCAGAAggctaaatttaaattaaaaatgtggtAAAATGACAGATATACCACCTATTTCAAAGAACCATCAacctttttacaaaacaatgtaCAAAGAATACTTACTAACTagtaaattaactaaaaatagaGTAGAGTGATTTTTaagattcttttaaataaagaattcaTATCTGTATTTCCAAGTTAAAACAGccaaagaaaaaataaacaattaaaaaaataaataacccgactgtgttaaatcaaatctgaaaagaaagaaacaaggtCAGTAGTTtgcatagcgactttaacagtctgTTAaattcgctatgtaaactactggacttgtttctttcttttcagattttatttaacacattcggtttatttatttgtttaattattaattttattttagtctttttagtttcctagcacttaaaaaaaccctcttattatgctatattaaaactgttaaaccaatttattattcctgattaaatttaaacatataacatttatatttttgtaatcccctcttaatttcctttattttgatgccttactcgataggttttgtaatttcttttttcaaacaccGATCTAAGAATACTTGGGTTTTGgagaaaaatataatgatgaaaaatgcaataaagaaatttacaaacatatatacaagatacgcgcgatgaacataaccactccttgacagtcgggtaaaaaacaaatttgtaatttttgtccATCACTAACCTCGAAAAATAAATGTCCAACTGGTGGTGGATATTTGGATTTACAGAAAGGCATTTCTTCGGCTACATTTATGTCAATTTAAAACTTGACTAAATAACAATAGTTAATCTGATTGATTCGAAAAGAGCTTTCTTTGCCATATTTAAAGACAAACAACTGCTAAAATGCCATTCAAATTTTCttggaatattttttcatttatctcATCATATACACTCGCAAAATTTTTTGGTGGAGTGCAGTGGCGTGCACGGAGTTTTTAGACAGAGtaggcagaaatttttaaaagctactaTATAATCGAAAATACTGTATGTTGGTTTTGGTTCATCGTCATGGTGAGTAAATAAAGATGTAGGGATTTGTAACCACAAATATCCATAGATTGGCTGATctttaaagattaaaattaaataagtaatagCAGTTAAAAGATGGTGGTGTTAGTAGTATACGGATTTTTTCCAAAGGTGAGATACTAAGGGAAGCTCCTAATTGTTTTTCAGATTAATCGTGTTTTTTTGCGGCcgtagaaaaattatgaacatttttgtaaCCGGTATCATTCCAGATGGTTTTATTGTTGGCAAATAGTAGACAAGGGAaacaaaacaaacgattgctatATTTGCAATCTGTCCGTCAATAATATGAATCAGATCGTTTTGTGTTGAATTTACGATTgactttacctttagtttgtattaATTACAAATCCGGTGTACAACGACCTTTCACGATCACTTGGTTTTTTTCATCGAAAGATAGTTTTGAAAATGTCCTTTTTTTCTATACACACACCATCTGAACAAGTTTGGCAGTGaatattatccatttttctctattattaatgttaaaatcTTAAACACTATAATAAAACCACAAACAAACCAAAACAATCAATATTCGACTCGACTCAGTATAAAAGCAATAAGACGAAAATAATATTGCTATTAATCGCTATAAAGTGTGGAGATCAACTCACAACTGATCAATCAAACTTGTAGTGTAGgtgtatttaaatcaataagaAACGAAGCTACTTCGTTAAATGTCGTAGTTTGTCGTGTTGTAAAAGACACTGTCTTTCTATCCGTTCTTATGTGtggcattttattgtatttatactttgtcTGGAGGCACTCGACAGCGCTAGTGCAGCGCAATGCAAAGTTACTCAAAATTCAATGTATGCCGTATGGAATTATAGATAATACCCGTTAAGATGTTGTGTTTATTGATAGTACTCGTaggtaaataatattagatatcagaacatgattaTACATATTTGTCTGAATTATATAGGGTAGGCAGTGTCTTTCTGTCTATATGTAATGCACGCCGCTGGTGGAGTGAATGACAATGCAATGCAATGCACCATTAGTATATTCATTTAGAAATGcaggtatattttttattttgaaaggtaTCAACAACACCTGCAACTAGATTAGATGTGATATCATTACAAGAACAATTGGATATGCGATTACATCAGAGACAAGCCAGAGAAACGGGCATTTGTCCAATACGAAGACAATTATACACGCAATGTTTtggtaatttaatatattatagtatagtatattaatatttaataattatgatattcaattcaattaaattatatttacttgtgttgtaattaatttacttaGATGAAATTATTAGACAAGTAACAATCAATTGTGCTGAACGTGGTTTGTTATTATTACGAGTGCGTGATGAACTCAAAATGACAATGGAAGCATATCAAACTTTATATATTAGTAGTGTAGCTTTTGGAATGCGTAAAGCTTTACTGGTATGTACACAATATAAGAAGTTTAAGAGCTAACAACAAGACTCAccaaaatattactttatttcaatacacCTCGATTTTAGTTACCTTTTCTTATTCAAATTACATCTGACACGTTAACGCTTGTGTTACTGCCTTTACGTGGCAAGAATCGGCTGCGAAAAttactgattttaaaatcatttgtacttgcattatttttttataaattagaaaagtttaaaaaaaactcacaaTAATGGGCTGCCATTTAttgattttcgaaagtattttttataattttttttcgtttttcgagaatgattcataagaccactagttgaagctacttgcaaattttcaactccctatcatCTATAGTTTTAGAGAGAATAGACAccaaagtttacgaaaaaattttcaaacaaaaatttctatctGTAACGATTTACacgatgggtcctacggatccaagactcaattgacctatgttgcacatTTGCGagctcaacctcactttttacgtcctgggcacgctataaaaatttctttgatatctcttttcggttttgagttatcttgtaaATCTGTTAAAATCAGTTCGAATCTAAAAATGTacgtttttcatgaaaacgtaCACAGTTAACTCTAGGACACTTGATGATATTTGATAGTTACTGTGGGTGTtttttaagaaaggatttttctatattcatcccctaaaaggctgaaataggggatgaaagtttgtatgaaaatatatgcaaatcgtcatttttgaattccctacttaactgattttaaaaattcctttgcttatagaatgctacattatcagcaagtaaaatgggctatattttattttctaaaaaattaaggttccgtatcaaaagtaaaaatccgttaaatagtgaaatcgacatttttgagttcactacgtaaccgattttaaaaattatttcacctatagaatgctacattatcagcaaatgACATGgtcgtattttcttttcaaaataattagggATTCGCACTGaaagttaaaattcattaaatagtgAAGAAAAGGGAAGttaagaaaattgaaggctataacgtggataactgctagttatttatatttttcaaacaatatatgtacaacttaattaaaaaaatcactctagcgtgatttttttcacaaaaaaatgtatttaaacttaataacaataaaaatgaattttaacttttagtgcGGAACcctagcttttaaaaaaaataaaatatgtacaacCGATACTAATTGGTGATAATGTAACATtattctataggtgaaaaaatttttaaatcaattagtgaactcaaaaatgacagttttaatttagttttagaaaaataaaattttataaattaattatttaaaaatatttatttatttattataatttgcaattccactatttttattttaaaaaatatgttaacatGTTTCGGGTTTTATCCCATTGTCGAAACTAATTAAGAAAATACAATGaacttccacaaattaaagCTCACAACAATTAATGACAGTTTtactttttaacgaattttttttaatttttggtgcgggaccttaattttttgaaaataaaatacagcccatgttacttactgataatgtagcattgtATAGGTAAAGgagtttttaaaatcagttttgtagagaactcaaaaatgaagctttgtatatattttcatacaaactttcatcccttatttcacccttttaggagataaatttcgaaaaagatatttttaaataacacccacagtataaaatcaatatcctctcgaaatttcaaacttctatcattagcgctTAAGCTGCGCGTTGTTATACCAGTCGCGACATTGCCCAttcccctccagattatttcacTTCCCTGAAAATATTATGTTCACTTTGCTACATTATATTATGTTCACTTTGCtgaacgataatataatgtagttaaaattattgttatttttggagtcggtgtcagccaagaaaacaactgtgacaggctagtttgctacattaatttggctgacaccgactgcaaaaataacaataattttaactacattatattatcgttatttttttactttttagtgcatattaatttgttttggaaaagtttttcttttgaagtcggttttctttttgttaaaagtttttttttatatttgcgaTTTTTAGTGAaactgaagtacactaactaatttgtcactaaaaaaagaatcatcgaaatcgattggtgtcatattgagttattcgtcctcttgtcgtgcatacttaatgcaaatttaagacttttatggttttctcatggatgcctcTGTCTGAACTGGACAAATAAAATAGGACCACACGTgaagtaccagctttcaaatagataaagaaccgttaaaatcggttcacccagacgaaatttctgaggtaacacatataaaaaaaaaatacagtcgaattgataacctccttttttgtttgaagtcgattaaaaaaatcattttgaaaaaaatcataaaaatcggaACTATTATTGAGTACTCCCTAAGaatgctattttatttattcctttagCCGACTATTAGTCAAACTTCATATAccaaaaaatcaagcctttttttcaaaactaccCTGACACTcgactcgtacatccttaacccATCAATTAACACATACTTCAATTTAGGTTTGAGGTGAAGCTGAGATCTTCCTCTTCACGAATGAAATAGGCCACATACCATATGAAATAgttggtaaaattttattcaaactgCGATCATAAGTAAATGGGAAGACCACTCAGTCATCATTTATAATGGTAAAATACGGTTCAGACTGCGGTAACGTTTccaagtttgtttgtttttatcgtGACATACATTTCGCTTTTTTCACCGAATAATCTACTCttactattcgcaccgtgtacaagtttcgtttccatgacaacgatacactaattatagaattgtatggatgcatatataattgtatggattaaatttaatattattgtctcacaaatttaaatttaaatgataatttatatttgaaaaataatatttttgcaatttgatttcttattttcacaatttttcatgcattaagtttaattaattagtatttttcaagaattttaatttgacatttgctataatattaatatgtaaagaactgcatattagtcataacagcgtccattatcgccaaaatttttcactggaagcgctggcgtcgattttattgtccctaccatgactacgcacacaacgaattacGATTATGATTATTGTATTAAACAATTTAGTCAGAAGTTTTGTAGATAATGAGTTCGCCTCAAAATCGGGAGGTATCAGATTACTTGACCTCTTAGAATAAATTATCAGCTTTAATATCGTAAGATAAATTATCATAGGCATCGCCAAGGGAGGGCAGaatccttaaaaatttaaagttcactcaattatttcaaaaagtaaaattctattgcattcaaaattttgtttcacatcaaacttcatattttcttattaatcaaactgcattttcaagaaaattaatagtaaaatatttataattttaaaacattgccATTTTGGCATTTTCCTTctatattttgatttgaatgtGTTAACACATTAATTGATTGTGTGCTATTCTGTTGGGAAACGTTGcacaatcatttttattgactgattatatcaaagaaaatgtttcactattcataaaaacattctttaaattgcaaaaaactgaaaaattatataataactagctgttaaacccgcttcgctgggttgtttttgcacatttaaatatcaaaattgttaaatgaaagactttttttttaattctctctgtgtgtacggaacagtaagatttttttggccgatcccaatattatgtctacactctctgtgtgtacggaaaagtaagggaaagatcgatagaaatccatggaacattccagaatattcgagaaagttctagaaaattcgatagaaatccatagaacattccagaatgttcgagaaaattctagaaaattcgatagaaatccatagaacattccagaatgttcgaaaaaattctagaaaattcgacagaaacccatggaacattccagattgttcgagaaagtttgataaaattcaataaaaatccatacaacattcgaaaatattcgagaaagttctagaaaattcgatagaaatccatagaacattccagaatgttcgagaaaattcgatagaaatccatggaacattccagaattttcgagaaaaatcgaaagacatttgcgccagtagcgccatctagtgaaaattgtactattgacagtggcgccatctattgaaaattattagaactattttttaatctattttctatgaattcctagatcatttttaattccacccccaccaaactcccttattcacaatgcacccccaccaaactcccttattcacaatgggagcctaagggctacccaatgacataatcccctaccgaaggtcaatggttagttttagggaaaatcggggacatacaaacaaacactctatttttatatatatatagattaaattTCATTGTCCATtcccattttgtaatttttttatgcaatactaattatatatttgatgTAATATTGTGTAGAAGTTGTCTCATATACGTATGAAtatgaattttgaattgaaatcttaaaattcaaaaaactgaaaaattttatttttttaccaaaaaccaCGTTTTTTTGTCTTTCACGGCCAGTAGCGCTAATTacgtaataaaaacaagtgaaaacaaacaattgactgagttaattgttta
This genomic interval from Chrysoperla carnea chromosome 1, inChrCarn1.1, whole genome shotgun sequence contains the following:
- the LOC123305837 gene encoding axonemal dynein light intermediate polypeptide 1, with product MTERILAQADTLVKYDNPVLQTQQPDKKKEEIGDTGGPTRPKCAPPSADVRREVEEILNAILPPKEWEEDGQAWRQQVSTTPATRLDVISLQEQLDMRLHQRQARETGICPIRRQLYTQCFDEIIRQVTINCAERGLLLLRVRDELKMTMEAYQTLYISSVAFGMRKALLSEQGKADLESNVERLKDEKASLERQLIEQRSKAELAERRFAEQTATSERKHNEEITLLKKTNLQLKSQLEGIIAPKKG